One genomic region from Dehalobacter restrictus DSM 9455 encodes:
- a CDS encoding GlsB/YeaQ/YmgE family stress response membrane protein produces MSVIGWIILGGLAGWIASMITGRDAKMGVGMNIVVGIIGAFIGGWIVNIFGGIGINGFNIWSFLVALLGAVILLSIVNALTGRKHHNQYQS; encoded by the coding sequence TTGAGTGTTATCGGCTGGATTATTTTAGGCGGCCTTGCGGGGTGGATTGCCAGCATGATTACAGGCCGTGATGCCAAAATGGGCGTTGGAATGAATATTGTTGTCGGGATCATCGGGGCGTTCATCGGTGGATGGATCGTCAACATTTTCGGAGGAATAGGGATCAATGGATTTAATATCTGGAGTTTCTTGGTTGCTCTACTCGGTGCGGTGATCCTGTTGTCCATCGTCAATGCCTTAACGGGCAGGAAACATCACAATCAGTATCAGTCGTAA
- the lgt gene encoding prolipoprotein diacylglyceryl transferase, protein MNPIAFEMGPFSVHWYGILIALAFCAGLILANYHTNYRRLDPDKFFNLLIVMIPAALIGARLYYVLFNLHYYIAYPAEIVAVWHGGLAIHGGIIGGFLAVLVVTRRDPDLKFWSVADVIAPSLVIGQAIGRWGNFLNQEAHGGPVSESFISEFPHFIQQGMYIDGQYYHPTFLYESLWDTLIFLFLFWLIRKKSTPDGIIFLLYLLLYSAGRFIIESLRTDSLMLGSFKIAQVISIAAILLSVVLLFVKLRKKKPI, encoded by the coding sequence TTGAACCCTATTGCATTTGAAATGGGTCCTTTTTCTGTTCATTGGTACGGTATACTGATCGCTCTGGCGTTTTGCGCCGGACTCATTCTCGCAAACTATCATACGAACTATCGCAGGCTGGACCCGGACAAATTTTTTAATCTGCTGATTGTTATGATTCCCGCTGCTCTGATCGGCGCCAGACTGTATTATGTCCTGTTCAATTTGCATTATTACATCGCTTATCCGGCGGAAATCGTGGCTGTCTGGCATGGCGGATTAGCCATTCACGGTGGAATTATCGGCGGTTTTCTGGCGGTCTTAGTGGTTACCCGCAGAGATCCGGATTTAAAATTCTGGTCTGTGGCCGATGTTATCGCGCCAAGTCTGGTTATCGGCCAGGCGATTGGCAGATGGGGCAACTTTCTTAATCAGGAAGCACATGGCGGCCCGGTTAGTGAATCCTTTATCAGTGAATTCCCGCATTTTATTCAGCAAGGCATGTATATTGACGGCCAATATTACCATCCGACTTTTTTATATGAGTCTTTATGGGATACTTTGATCTTTTTGTTCTTGTTCTGGCTGATCAGGAAGAAATCAACACCTGACGGCATCATTTTCTTGCTTTATTTATTGCTGTACTCGGCAGGCCGTTTTATTATTGAAAGTCTCAGAACCGATAGTCTGATGCTTGGTTCATTTAAAATAGCCCAAGTCATCAGTATTGCAGCAATTTTGCTTTCGGTCGTTCTTCTCTTTGTAAAACTTAGAAAAAAGAAACCAATTTAG
- a CDS encoding YegS/Rv2252/BmrU family lipid kinase yields MQILLIYNPLAGNGSFNNHLDSIIEAVQDKGYYLVPYRVSTTEALEKMVSSADINSFNRIWIAGGDGTIHQVINVLFCYDCQIPVGIYPVGTANDFARYFHFPERVNEMTEILLQDHFTVCDIGVANGRYFLNVASLGFLIDVSQKTPKRIKQSFGALAYYLKGVEEFANMKPVKVSIRSREANRDDEVYFILIMNGKSAGGFKRIAPLASISDGLLDVYIFKPCPVLELIPLVIKVANGEHAESPYVDYFQTAELTINCRESIGTDLDGEKGFDFPLRVTVEPAKLKVITRENQEEGYLDKTGFGFLI; encoded by the coding sequence ATGCAAATATTATTAATCTATAATCCGCTTGCCGGAAACGGCAGCTTTAATAATCACTTGGACAGCATTATTGAAGCTGTCCAAGATAAAGGCTATTATTTGGTCCCTTACAGGGTCAGCACTACGGAAGCCCTGGAAAAAATGGTCTCCTCAGCGGATATCAACAGTTTCAACAGGATCTGGATTGCCGGGGGCGACGGGACGATCCACCAGGTCATCAATGTTCTTTTTTGTTATGATTGCCAGATCCCGGTTGGAATATATCCGGTAGGAACTGCCAATGACTTTGCCCGTTATTTTCATTTTCCGGAGCGGGTCAATGAAATGACGGAGATTCTGCTTCAGGATCATTTTACAGTTTGCGATATCGGGGTCGCCAATGGCCGCTATTTTTTAAATGTGGCCAGTCTGGGTTTTCTGATCGATGTCAGCCAAAAAACTCCCAAAAGAATCAAACAAAGTTTTGGGGCTCTCGCCTATTATTTAAAGGGTGTTGAAGAATTCGCCAATATGAAGCCGGTGAAAGTTAGTATTCGGAGCCGGGAAGCCAACCGCGACGATGAAGTGTATTTCATCTTGATTATGAATGGCAAATCGGCAGGCGGTTTTAAGAGGATAGCGCCGTTGGCTTCTATTAGCGATGGTCTGCTTGATGTGTATATTTTTAAACCATGTCCAGTTCTCGAACTGATCCCGCTGGTTATCAAAGTGGCGAACGGTGAACATGCGGAGAGCCCATATGTAGACTACTTCCAGACGGCAGAGCTGACAATCAACTGTCGGGAATCGATTGGTACGGATTTAGACGGAGAAAAAGGGTTTGATTTTCCGTTAAGAGTCACTGTTGAGCCCGCCAAACTTAAAGTCATTACCAGAGAGAATCAAGAGGAAGGCTATCTGGATAAAACCGGTTTTGGCTTCTTAATTTAG
- a CDS encoding cytidylate kinase family protein, whose amino-acid sequence MTDLVFLTISRQTGSLGKEISGLLAKKLDLPLITHDFVMNQWLPEIADKHELHMLKESPGFYLNLSSQGLTFAEHIENRLKSYISEQPAIIFGLGAQIIFSRHPEAIHVRIIASDEVRTGRVMHNLHLDRSNAERFLELTDRKHKRYISTIYHRDWSDPSLYGITLNTDFFGIEEGAALLEYYARNKQLYSPAAEYPSQDGKKPVTFKHPSEEEFAGILDMYHLDWEYEPRTFPIQWDEEGNVTMAFSPDFYLPRFNTFIELTTMNQKYASEKKKKVELLKRLYPGTNINIVFKNDFYSLLERFGIKKGSAQ is encoded by the coding sequence GTGACTGATTTGGTATTTCTTACGATTTCCAGACAAACAGGAAGCCTGGGGAAAGAAATATCTGGGCTCCTCGCCAAGAAATTGGATCTGCCTCTGATTACACACGATTTTGTTATGAACCAATGGCTGCCGGAGATTGCCGACAAGCATGAGCTACATATGCTGAAAGAAAGCCCTGGCTTTTATTTGAATCTGTCCTCTCAAGGCCTTACCTTTGCCGAGCATATTGAAAACAGATTAAAAAGTTATATTTCTGAACAGCCTGCTATCATCTTCGGTCTCGGCGCTCAGATTATTTTCTCCCGCCATCCTGAAGCGATCCATGTCAGAATCATAGCTTCAGATGAAGTTCGAACCGGCCGGGTCATGCATAATCTCCATCTGGACCGCTCCAATGCCGAAAGATTCCTGGAGCTGACCGACCGCAAGCACAAACGGTATATTTCCACCATTTATCATAGAGACTGGTCTGATCCTTCTCTTTACGGTATTACGCTGAACACAGATTTTTTCGGCATCGAAGAAGGTGCTGCGCTTCTGGAGTACTATGCCAGAAACAAGCAACTCTACTCCCCTGCAGCTGAATATCCTTCTCAGGACGGTAAAAAACCGGTCACTTTCAAGCATCCATCCGAAGAGGAATTTGCCGGAATCCTGGATATGTACCACCTTGACTGGGAGTACGAGCCCCGTACGTTCCCGATTCAATGGGATGAAGAGGGCAATGTTACCATGGCGTTTTCACCTGATTTTTACCTACCTAGATTTAATACGTTCATTGAACTGACCACGATGAACCAAAAATATGCTTCAGAAAAAAAGAAAAAGGTTGAGCTGCTCAAACGGCTCTATCCTGGCACCAACATTAACATTGTCTTTAAAAATGATTTTTATTCCCTTTTGGAGAGATTCGGCATTAAGAAAGGATCTGCACAATGA
- the hpt gene encoding hypoxanthine phosphoribosyltransferase — translation MNANAVGKIIFTAEEIQRKVAETGRIIDTDYQGKELVVISVLKGSFYFLADLTRHLTIPLSLDFLSIRAFPDETNKTGIVRFAKDLDLSITGKHVLLVEDVVGTGLTLAYICQHLEAAKPASLKICTLLDNPSERLLTINIDYCCFLMPDQFVVGYGLDYQEKYRNLPYIAAYKREK, via the coding sequence ATGAATGCTAATGCTGTTGGGAAGATCATTTTCACTGCAGAGGAGATTCAACGGAAAGTCGCCGAAACCGGGCGAATCATTGATACCGACTATCAGGGCAAGGAGCTGGTTGTGATCAGCGTCCTAAAAGGATCGTTTTACTTTTTGGCTGACCTGACCCGGCACCTGACGATACCCTTAAGCCTTGATTTTCTGTCGATCAGGGCCTTCCCTGATGAAACGAATAAAACTGGCATTGTAAGATTTGCGAAAGATCTTGACCTTTCGATCACCGGCAAACATGTTCTTTTAGTAGAAGATGTGGTCGGAACCGGACTTACGCTTGCTTATATCTGCCAGCACCTCGAAGCTGCGAAGCCCGCTAGTCTAAAAATATGCACCCTGCTGGACAATCCCTCGGAAAGGCTCCTCACCATTAACATCGATTATTGCTGTTTTCTTATGCCGGACCAATTTGTAGTCGGGTATGGCCTCGATTACCAGGAAAAGTACCGAAACCTTCCGTATATCGCAGCCTACAAGCGCGAAAAATAG